A stretch of the Malus domestica chromosome 08, GDT2T_hap1 genome encodes the following:
- the LOC103440110 gene encoding amino acid permease 3-like, which produces MGENIATRNQLQFHNSPAFDVSLDVQGGSKIVDEDGRLIRTGTLWTASSHIITAVIGSGVLSLTWAIAQLGWIAGPVVMVMFSFITYYTSTLLVSCYRDPVTGKRSCTYSDAVRSHLGKVQVKMCGFIQQLNLFGTTIGYTVTAAISMVAIKRSTCFHNSGGKDPCLTSSNPYMLAFGISEIILSQIPNFDKLSWLSIVAAFMSFTYSGIGLALGIAKVAENGKIKGSMSGMSIGVVTPAQKMWRTFQALGDIAFAFSYSIILIEIQDTVKSPPSETKTMKKATQLSLAVTSIFYILCGCMGYAAFGDLAPGNLLTDKGLSSPFWLIDIANAAIVIHLVGAYQVFAQPIFALVEKTAAKFFPDSQFITKDIKITIPRLGSYNLNLFSLVWRTLFVILTTVISMILPFFNNVVGFLGALGYWPLTVYFPVEMYIAQKKIPKWSMRWICLEILSFCVLAIALCAAGGSVTGVVHDLKVYRPFKTSN; this is translated from the exons atggGTGAAAACATTGCCACAAGGAACCAGCTGCAGTTTCAcaacagcccagcttttgatgTCTCACTCGATGTGCAAGGAGGCTCCAAAATCGTCGATGAAGATGGCCGCCTCATAAGAACCG GAACTCTCTGGACGGCAAGTTCACACATAATTACTGCTGTGATTGGGTCTGGAGTTCTGTCCTTGACTTGGGCCATAGCTCAGCTTGGATGGATTGCTGGTCCTGTTGTGATGGTCATGTTCTCCTTCATCACCTACTACACTTCAACTCTTCTTGTTTCCTGCTATCGTGATCCCGTCACTGGAAAGAGAAGCTGCACTTACTCGGATGCTGTTCGATCCCACCTTG GTAAAGTTCAGGTCAAAATGTGTGGATTTATTCAGCAATTGAACCTTTTTGGAACTACTATTGGCTATACTGTAACGGCAGCTATAAGCATGGT GGCAATAAAAAGGTCTACTTGCTTCCACAATAGTGGTGGAAAAGATCCATGCCTTACCAGCAGCAATCCCTATATGCTAGCTTTTGGAATCTCGGAAATTATATTGTCTCAAATTCCAAACTTTGATAAGTTGTCTTGGCTCTCCATTGTTGCTGCATTCATGTCCTTCACTTACTCTGGAATTGGACTAGCCCTTGGAATTGCTAAAGTTGCTG AAAATGGAAAAATCAAGGGAAGCATGTCCGGAATGAGCATTGGGGTTGTGACTCCAGCCCAAAAGATGTGGAGGACCTTCCAAGCACTTGGTGACATAGCTTTTGCCTTCTCTTACTCAATCATCCTCATTGAAATTCAG GACACAGTTAAATCCCCACCATCTGAAACCAAAACAATGAAGAAGGCCACTCAACTTAGTTTGGCAGTGACATCCATTTTCTACATTCTATGCGGCTGCATGGGCTACGCTGCTTTTGGAGACTTAGCTCCGGGAAACCTCCTTACTGACAAAGGCTTATCCAGCCCATTTTGGCTCATCGACATAGCCAATGCCGCCATTGTGATCCACCTTGTTGGTGCATACCAAGTTTTCGCCCAACCCATTTTCGCATTGGTCGAAAAAACGGCAGCAAAATTTTTTCCAGACAGCCAGTTCATCACAAAAGACATCAAAATAACAATCCCGCGTTTAGGTTCCTACAACCTTAACCTCTTCAGTTTAGTTTGGAGAACATTATTTGTGATTCTAACCACTGTGATCTCCATGATCCTCCCATTCTTCAACAATGTGGTTGGATTTCTCGGGGCTTTGGGGTATTGGCCACTCACAGTTTATTTCCCCGTGGAGATGTACATTGCTCAAAAGAAGATACCAAAGTGGAGCATGAGATGGATTTGCCTCGAAATCCTCAGTTTTTGTGTCCTTGCAATCGCCTTATGTGCTGCAGGTGGTTCAGTTACTGGTGTGGTTCATGATCTCAAGGTCTACAGGCCCTTCAAAACCAGCAATTAA